A genomic region of Danio aesculapii chromosome 21, fDanAes4.1, whole genome shotgun sequence contains the following coding sequences:
- the rbm11 gene encoding RNA binding motif protein 11, giving the protein MSRHLSLSNKTIIVGNIHRCVTEEILFELFLQAGPVAKVHICRDGQQAPYACVYYKHAEAVPYAVELLNGIWLYGQPIKLQCNNGDHYHRSDVFAFQMENGLITNSADSAYRDNMVSNLNGSPGVESHSNGWSDMVYRRPLEACPPVVWYCPPLQQWMESGYPPRTSCLNENLLLCRSASAKRRPYGGHSSNTPTPLTPTHAQYITKSDCML; this is encoded by the exons ATGTCGAGGCATTTATCTCTATCAAACAAGACCATTATTGTGGGAAACATCCACAGATGTGTGACGGAGGAGATTCTGTTTGAATTGTTTCTTCAG GCTGGGCCGGTGGCCAAGGTGCATATATGCAGAGATGGACAGCAGGCGCCTTATGCATGTGTTTATTATAAGCATGCCGAAGCTGTTCCCTATGCAGTCGAACTTCTCAATGGAATCTGGTTGTATGGGCAGCCAATCAAGTTACAGTGTAATAATG GAGACCATTATCATAGGAGTGACGTGTTTGCATTCCAAATGGAGAATGGACTGATAACAAACAG TGCTGATTCTGCTTATAGGGATAATATGGTTTCCAATTTAAATGGGAGTCCAGGTGTGGAGAGTCATTCTAATGGTTGGAGTGACATG GTATACCGCAGACCTCTGGAGGCATGTCCTCCAGTTGTGTGGTACTGTCCTCCTCTCCAGCAGTGGATGGAATCTGGATATCCTCCTCGGACGTCCTGCCTGAATGAGAATTTGTTGCTCTGTAGGTCAGCCAGTGCCAAA AGACGACCATACGGTGGGCACTCTTCAAACACCCCAACCCCTCTTACACCCACACATGCACAGTATATTACTAAATCAGACTGTATGCTGTAA